A genomic segment from Flammeovirga pectinis encodes:
- a CDS encoding TolC family protein encodes MKKYTFIFCYLFIISCSLFAQNKVTIGVMSDTKSIESDTLFSQLKSELNTLLESRYILELQEVVYNNNDIATAKNNYDSLINNNCDIILSIGVTNALMFDQYKLDYPVPTILVGFINNDFSDTATFNDLQSDIHNFTYFITPFSYKEDIDTFEALVPMKKVGIVVDDYLLNSLPLASHFQKMFADKSSDFIILPINNKNPENIVVPSDVDAIYLYSTAQLKLDQLTEFIEYINDLKLPSFSAYGVRDVELGVLATNQPKINFKQIFRRISLTVESIMEGEKLEKLPVEINYNKELTVNITTANIIDISLKNSDLVKFNLIENDLLKDHYHYSLKEVMHKMVNNNLALDVERKSVAIKEQEVRLSKSNYLPDLTVNGGGAYLNPEMAELSFGQNPEYSVNGSVQLKQTIYSASASANISISKSELNAQKEEYNSTELDAIMDVGVAYFNTLISEKNKSIQYKNLSLTKENLKLSEQNIEFGTGGKSDVLRFRSQLAENIKSMIEAENSTSQSYLVLNKLLNLPMSDEIALNDNLASLQSDLVNEGYNNLMDLLENPRLRLLLTQFLINEAKTNSPELHKLDFNRETVATQYRLNKNGRFVPTISLQGQYNQVLFRDGAGVSMPVGMGSIPLNNYTVGMNVSIPIFQQNTRNINKQKSKIQYDQLKTQRTDYELSIEKYVYELVLNLINEIANIEISKANMEVAKENVALSQSEYIAGIIPVIQLIDAQNNLLETELSLATAQYNYFIVSLQLQRTIGHYFLLNTADSNLAFINRAEQFITNK; translated from the coding sequence ATGAAAAAATATACATTTATATTCTGTTATCTATTTATTATTAGTTGCTCTTTGTTTGCTCAAAATAAAGTAACCATAGGCGTAATGTCCGATACAAAATCAATAGAATCAGATACGTTGTTTAGTCAATTAAAATCTGAATTGAATACTTTATTGGAAAGTAGATATATTCTTGAATTGCAAGAGGTAGTATATAATAATAATGATATTGCTACAGCAAAAAACAATTACGATAGCCTTATTAATAACAATTGTGATATTATTTTATCAATAGGTGTTACTAATGCTTTAATGTTCGACCAATATAAATTAGACTATCCAGTACCAACTATTTTAGTGGGCTTCATTAATAATGATTTTAGTGATACAGCTACTTTTAATGATTTACAATCTGATATTCATAACTTCACCTATTTTATTACACCGTTTTCTTATAAAGAAGATATTGATACTTTTGAGGCGTTAGTACCAATGAAAAAAGTTGGGATAGTTGTAGACGATTATTTATTAAATTCTTTACCTCTAGCATCTCATTTTCAAAAAATGTTTGCTGATAAAAGTTCAGACTTTATAATATTACCTATCAATAATAAAAACCCAGAAAATATTGTAGTACCGTCAGATGTAGATGCAATTTATTTGTATAGTACAGCACAATTAAAGCTAGATCAATTAACTGAATTTATAGAATATATAAACGATCTTAAGTTACCCTCTTTTTCTGCTTATGGTGTAAGAGATGTTGAGCTTGGTGTTTTGGCTACAAATCAGCCTAAAATTAATTTCAAGCAGATTTTTAGAAGAATATCATTAACTGTTGAGTCTATAATGGAAGGTGAAAAACTTGAAAAGTTACCAGTAGAAATTAACTATAATAAAGAGTTAACTGTAAATATAACTACAGCAAATATTATAGATATTTCTTTAAAAAACAGCGACTTAGTAAAGTTCAATTTAATAGAAAATGATCTTCTAAAAGATCACTACCACTATTCATTAAAAGAGGTAATGCATAAGATGGTTAACAACAATTTAGCTTTAGATGTTGAAAGAAAAAGTGTAGCTATAAAAGAACAAGAAGTTCGGTTGTCTAAATCAAATTATTTACCGGATTTAACGGTGAATGGAGGAGGAGCTTACCTTAATCCAGAGATGGCTGAGTTGTCTTTTGGTCAGAATCCAGAGTATTCTGTAAATGGGAGTGTACAGTTAAAACAAACAATTTATTCAGCTTCTGCATCTGCTAATATTTCAATATCTAAATCAGAATTAAATGCCCAGAAAGAAGAGTACAATAGTACAGAATTAGATGCTATTATGGATGTTGGTGTTGCCTATTTTAATACATTAATTTCAGAAAAAAATAAAAGTATTCAATACAAAAACTTATCACTTACAAAAGAAAATTTAAAATTATCAGAACAAAATATAGAATTTGGAACAGGAGGGAAATCTGATGTATTGAGGTTTAGAAGTCAATTGGCTGAAAATATTAAATCTATGATTGAGGCAGAAAATTCAACCTCTCAATCTTACTTAGTACTTAATAAATTGCTTAATTTACCTATGAGCGATGAGATTGCATTAAATGATAATTTGGCATCATTACAATCTGATTTAGTTAATGAAGGATATAATAATTTAATGGATTTATTAGAAAACCCAAGACTACGATTATTATTAACGCAATTTCTGATTAACGAAGCAAAAACAAACTCTCCTGAATTACACAAACTTGATTTTAATAGAGAGACTGTAGCTACACAATACAGGTTGAATAAAAACGGCAGATTTGTACCAACTATTTCACTTCAGGGGCAATATAATCAGGTGCTTTTTAGAGATGGAGCTGGGGTCTCTATGCCTGTAGGAATGGGGAGTATTCCTTTAAATAATTATACTGTAGGAATGAATGTCTCCATCCCAATTTTTCAGCAGAACACACGGAATATCAATAAACAGAAATCAAAAATTCAGTACGATCAATTAAAAACACAGAGAACTGATTATGAATTAAGCATTGAAAAATATGTTTACGAATTGGTTTTAAATCTTATAAATGAAATAGCGAATATAGAAATTTCTAAAGCTAATATGGAGGTGGCAAAAGAAAATGTAGCATTATCACAAAGTGAATATATAGCGGGTATTATACCTGTGATTCAGTTAATAGATGCACAAAACAACCTATTAGAAACAGAACTCTCTTTAGCTACAGCACAGTATAATTATTTTATTGTATCACTTCAATTACAAAGAACAATAGGACATTATTTCTTATTAAATACGGCTGACAGTAACCTCGCTTTTATTAATAGAGCAGAACAATTTATCACAAACAAATAA
- a CDS encoding efflux RND transporter permease subunit — translation MINFAKFSIEKNRIVLSILAVVMILGLVFYKDLSRDSMPPFTIRVATIVTAFPGASPDRVEELVTDKIEKVVQELPELKKVTSNSRTGLSVVSVELKMEVSPKELQLVWDRLRRKLDNIADLPAQVYPDLQDDGIGEVFGIAIGLKSDGFTYAELKKYADLLRNDLISLEDAAKVEINGVQEERVFIKYDNAKLKSYGLTSSTLKSIISSTNILNSGGEINVEDERIVLEPSGNFNTLKDIDRMLIPVGNKGE, via the coding sequence ATGATTAATTTCGCGAAATTTTCTATAGAAAAGAACCGTATTGTTTTGAGTATTTTAGCGGTTGTAATGATCTTGGGCTTGGTTTTTTATAAAGACTTATCTCGTGATAGTATGCCTCCGTTTACAATTAGAGTAGCCACAATAGTTACTGCTTTTCCGGGTGCGAGTCCAGATAGAGTAGAGGAACTAGTTACAGATAAAATTGAAAAAGTGGTACAAGAGCTTCCTGAATTAAAAAAGGTAACTAGTAATTCTAGAACGGGACTTTCTGTAGTTAGTGTAGAGTTAAAAATGGAGGTTTCTCCTAAAGAGTTGCAATTAGTTTGGGACCGTTTGAGAAGAAAGTTGGATAACATTGCAGACTTACCAGCTCAAGTTTACCCTGATTTACAAGATGATGGTATTGGTGAAGTATTTGGAATTGCAATTGGTTTAAAAAGTGACGGTTTTACTTATGCTGAGTTAAAAAAATATGCTGATCTGCTAAGAAACGATTTGATTAGTTTAGAAGATGCAGCCAAAGTAGAAATTAATGGAGTACAAGAAGAAAGAGTATTTATAAAATATGATAACGCTAAACTTAAGAGTTACGGCTTAACGTCAAGTACTTTAAAATCTATAATAAGTAGTACCAATATTTTAAACTCAGGAGGAGAAATTAATGTAGAAGATGAAAGGATTGTATTAGAACCTTCTGGAAATTTTAATACGTTGAAAGATATAGATAGAATGCTTATTCCTGTAGGAAATAAGGGGGAGTGA
- a CDS encoding YncE family protein — protein sequence MYRLFLLYFLVINCFCQCNTPQDAMPISDNIPPVNNLILKDGLFVLNEGNFDWGHGTLSHKKYDNDTVNNEIYKAVNDFEIGNVAQSMTIIGEKGYICVNNSGRIDIIEIETGKWLGRIEIPKSSPRYLLPINNTKAYVTDLYADYFYVIDLKEDEVIKNVRTSGWTEKLAKIDNYAYITQTRTIYDNRKGGQFLLKIDTTTDNIIDSLALPYGPIDLVVDKNDMLWVLSNGGLSSTNNPNPQPAICKVDPECFCIKMQFNLDSENYLSMPSRLRINKEKDRIYYLQKDVFSFSIDATSLPKSPIIYKEKRLFYGLGISPRNNDIYITDAIDYVQKGWVFKYNEMGVKLDSFKVGVIPNELIFQ from the coding sequence ATGTATCGTCTATTCTTACTTTATTTTTTGGTGATAAATTGTTTCTGTCAATGCAATACTCCACAAGATGCAATGCCAATTTCTGACAATATACCTCCTGTGAATAATCTAATTTTAAAAGATGGATTATTTGTATTGAATGAAGGGAATTTCGATTGGGGACATGGTACTTTATCACATAAAAAATATGACAACGATACCGTCAATAATGAGATCTATAAAGCAGTTAATGATTTTGAAATTGGGAATGTAGCCCAATCAATGACCATAATTGGAGAAAAAGGTTATATCTGTGTAAACAATTCTGGAAGGATTGACATTATAGAAATTGAAACAGGGAAATGGTTAGGCAGAATTGAGATTCCCAAAAGTAGTCCAAGATATCTATTACCCATCAATAATACAAAAGCTTATGTAACAGATTTATATGCTGATTATTTCTATGTAATTGATCTAAAAGAAGATGAAGTAATAAAAAATGTACGTACTTCTGGTTGGACAGAAAAGTTAGCTAAAATTGATAACTACGCCTATATAACACAAACTAGAACTATATACGACAATAGAAAAGGTGGGCAATTTCTATTAAAGATCGATACAACTACAGATAACATAATAGATAGCCTTGCATTACCATATGGACCAATTGATTTAGTAGTTGATAAAAATGATATGCTTTGGGTATTATCAAATGGAGGTTTAAGTTCTACAAATAATCCCAATCCTCAACCTGCTATTTGTAAGGTTGACCCAGAATGTTTTTGTATCAAAATGCAATTTAACTTAGACAGTGAAAACTACTTAAGTATGCCATCTCGGTTGAGAATAAATAAAGAAAAAGACAGAATTTACTATCTTCAAAAAGATGTATTTTCTTTTTCTATTGATGCTACATCCTTACCTAAGTCACCCATTATTTATAAGGAAAAAAGGTTATTCTATGGCTTAGGAATATCTCCTAGAAACAATGACATTTACATTACAGATGCTATTGATTATGTCCAAAAAGGATGGGTATTTAAATACAATGAAATGGGTGTAAAACTAGACTCATTTAAAGTTGGTGTAATCCCCAATGAGCTTATCTTTCAATAA
- a CDS encoding TonB-dependent receptor, which yields MCVNLWVTLPQVYAQVFDTTTVLNEVEIVGARIPERISFKSTTIQKEQIDHYLSASLGELLTLNTPIFIKSYGAGGTATPSFRGTGASHTQVYWNGINLNSPMLGQVDLSLFPIAFTDEVVVNYGGSSLLYGTGGLGGAIQLNSAINWDNKRAIMGSQTINSLQNSITNMSVSVGNKKVQSTTKLFYKDAQNIFDFENPIQPGTPTWTNDHSAQLQYGFLEEVALKINQYNQLKFNVWFQESERELVPSMDKREADSWQGDTSLRLFSAWNYSKNKFNTEVSGAYIIDNIWYKKALNNDKNPKLSTSESRSDQLQLHQRGSYQISNNLLLRGGWDYYMDKINSSSYEPTGTTNSIAVTQHTIDIYGGLDYQPTTNLSVSLLIRQEWIDSDTKPILPSLGTEYCINPYSKAVSSLKANISKNFHAPSLNDRYWYPVGNPDLLPEEGWTYEATYSLHSNNKSPWQWSYELTAFNSIIHNWIVWKPAISNLWRPENLKKVHSRGLEQVAEISYQKEDWRIQLFTSVSFVKSENMEAADELDNSVGKQLIYTPVSSFQGYLQINYKKLYFIVEQQAYGKRYTQTDGSEYLPPYYLTNLCLGKQFTFKKNHFDVKARVENIFNYHYQSVARKPMPGRVYQMSVTYKL from the coding sequence ATGTGCGTAAACTTGTGGGTTACTTTACCTCAAGTTTATGCTCAAGTATTTGATACTACTACTGTTTTAAATGAAGTTGAAATAGTAGGAGCTAGAATTCCAGAGAGAATAAGTTTTAAGTCGACAACAATTCAAAAAGAACAAATTGATCACTATTTATCTGCATCATTAGGTGAGTTATTAACACTTAACACACCAATTTTTATTAAAAGTTATGGTGCAGGAGGAACTGCCACTCCTTCATTTAGAGGTACAGGAGCTAGCCATACTCAGGTATATTGGAATGGTATAAACCTTAACTCACCAATGTTAGGGCAGGTAGATTTATCCCTATTTCCGATTGCCTTTACAGACGAAGTTGTCGTTAATTATGGAGGTTCAAGTTTGTTGTATGGCACTGGCGGACTAGGTGGTGCTATTCAATTAAACAGTGCCATAAATTGGGATAATAAAAGAGCTATTATGGGTTCTCAAACTATTAATTCATTGCAAAATAGTATCACGAATATGAGTGTTTCGGTGGGGAATAAGAAAGTACAAAGTACTACAAAATTATTCTACAAAGATGCTCAGAATATATTCGATTTTGAGAACCCAATACAGCCAGGTACTCCTACTTGGACGAACGACCATTCGGCACAATTACAATATGGTTTTCTTGAAGAAGTTGCATTGAAAATTAACCAATACAACCAACTAAAATTTAATGTTTGGTTCCAAGAAAGTGAAAGAGAATTGGTTCCTTCTATGGATAAAAGAGAAGCAGATTCTTGGCAAGGAGATACTTCTTTAAGGCTTTTTTCTGCTTGGAATTATAGTAAAAACAAATTTAATACGGAAGTTTCTGGTGCATATATTATTGATAATATTTGGTACAAAAAGGCCCTTAATAATGATAAAAACCCTAAGTTATCGACTTCAGAAAGTAGGAGCGATCAACTTCAATTACACCAAAGAGGTAGTTACCAAATAAGTAATAATCTATTACTTAGAGGTGGTTGGGATTACTATATGGATAAAATAAATAGTAGTAGTTATGAACCCACTGGTACTACAAATTCTATTGCGGTTACACAACATACAATAGATATTTATGGTGGCCTTGATTACCAACCTACCACTAATTTATCTGTTAGTTTACTAATTAGACAAGAGTGGATTGATAGTGATACTAAACCTATCCTGCCCTCTTTAGGAACAGAATATTGCATTAATCCCTACAGTAAGGCTGTTTCTTCTTTAAAAGCGAATATCTCTAAAAACTTTCATGCACCGTCTTTAAATGATCGGTATTGGTACCCAGTCGGAAATCCTGATTTATTACCAGAAGAAGGATGGACCTATGAGGCTACCTATTCTTTACATTCTAACAACAAATCTCCATGGCAATGGTCTTATGAATTGACTGCCTTTAATTCTATAATCCATAATTGGATAGTTTGGAAACCTGCAATTAGTAATTTATGGCGTCCAGAAAACTTAAAAAAAGTACACTCACGTGGGTTGGAACAAGTAGCTGAAATTAGTTATCAAAAAGAGGACTGGAGAATACAGCTTTTTACTTCAGTTTCCTTTGTAAAATCAGAGAATATGGAAGCAGCAGACGAATTAGACAATTCTGTCGGGAAGCAGCTTATCTACACTCCTGTTAGTAGTTTTCAAGGTTACCTCCAAATCAATTATAAGAAATTGTATTTTATTGTGGAACAACAAGCGTATGGAAAAAGGTACACTCAAACAGATGGTAGCGAATACCTCCCTCCATATTACTTAACAAACCTTTGTTTGGGGAAACAATTTACGTTTAAAAAAAATCATTTTGATGTAAAAGCTAGAGTTGAAAACATATTCAATTATCACTATCAATCCGTAGCCAGAAAACCTATGCCTGGTCGTGTTTATCAAATGTCAGTTACCTACAAATTATAA
- a CDS encoding efflux RND transporter periplasmic adaptor subunit → MKNTKVIYLFLCVFILNISCSKVQIESKKEYRKVRYLKIENTKLVDERAYSGYAIPSLEMELSFRSNGTIIEKNVKVGQKVTEGDLLMKLDNIQAQLSYEQSLSALNSAKSEMYTAKSEYKRGKILYEKGNYSLSKYESVKNKYENANSQLSSAVRKLAIDKEKIKNGYIYAPKNGIIAALNANLNEMVSTGEAVIVLNAGQEINVMVGVSEKIINQIKVGTSAQLNFKSNNEIIQGNVIEVSPIMEADKGTFPVKINLSSHQKKVYPGMVADVFFEFSANTNQSQLLLPISAIGEDQDGNFVYVIRPTRNNYGTVYKKQITIGGLKDQGIVITDGISEGQLVVTAGLHTLLPGQTVKL, encoded by the coding sequence ATGAAAAATACAAAAGTTATTTACCTTTTCCTCTGCGTCTTTATTTTAAATATTTCTTGTTCTAAGGTACAAATAGAATCAAAAAAGGAGTATAGAAAAGTGCGTTATTTGAAAATTGAAAACACAAAATTAGTAGATGAAAGGGCATATAGTGGTTATGCAATTCCTAGTTTAGAAATGGAGTTAAGTTTTAGAAGTAATGGAACAATAATAGAGAAAAATGTAAAAGTAGGACAAAAAGTAACAGAAGGTGATTTACTTATGAAACTTGATAATATTCAAGCTCAATTATCTTACGAACAATCTTTATCTGCTTTAAACTCGGCAAAATCTGAAATGTATACAGCAAAATCTGAATATAAAAGAGGAAAGATATTGTATGAAAAAGGGAACTATTCTTTAAGTAAATACGAGTCGGTTAAAAATAAATATGAGAACGCGAATAGTCAGTTAAGTTCTGCTGTCAGAAAATTAGCAATAGATAAAGAAAAGATTAAAAACGGGTATATTTATGCACCTAAAAACGGTATTATAGCTGCTTTAAATGCCAACTTAAACGAAATGGTATCTACCGGGGAAGCAGTAATTGTTTTAAATGCTGGTCAAGAAATAAATGTAATGGTAGGTGTTTCAGAAAAAATTATCAACCAGATTAAGGTAGGTACTTCAGCACAGCTTAATTTTAAATCGAATAATGAGATTATACAAGGTAATGTGATTGAAGTATCTCCTATAATGGAAGCTGATAAAGGTACTTTTCCTGTAAAAATTAACCTTAGTTCTCATCAAAAGAAAGTATATCCAGGAATGGTTGCAGATGTCTTTTTTGAATTTTCAGCTAACACAAATCAATCACAATTATTATTACCTATTAGTGCAATTGGTGAAGATCAGGATGGAAATTTTGTCTATGTAATTAGGCCAACAAGAAACAATTATGGTACTGTTTATAAAAAGCAAATAACCATTGGTGGTTTAAAAGATCAGGGCATTGTTATTACCGATGGCATCTCTGAAGGACAGTTAGTTGTAACGGCTGGTTTGCATACTTTATTACCGGGTCAGACTGTAAAGTTATAA
- a CDS encoding InlB B-repeat-containing protein, with the protein MNKQFANLILLILTVLAFSCNQKDEELLSTYTITFETNGGNLIEDQEVLNGTTVDKPNTPEKVGHEFINWFKNDNIYDFDQAVTEDFELVATWEKVEITYNATFSYANGQEDSTVIIIEDSLLTLPPTPIKEGYLFKEWQHNDTSFAFDTPVKEDITLIATWEKLHTVTFNFNNGLKDSVITVENNGLAVLPQIPLKDGYLFKEWQYNGTEYDFSTKVTADKTLKAIYDEVIDQFVVTFDKQNGEQNTPVTVDENTVVTAPTPPTYDGHTFLGWTENGTDLFDFTTPIVRTTTLTAIWEVVIEAGETTVNYASISKTDFENWTEGEHKLVKAQLNRMRWSMGAWGTEVYIIDDQNNSSKDFYSHSDYGMFTFPNSFSASDDINGSTYIFNLVKGVYMSSPQVGFAYLSDDTTPNGDKAYDGAKWNAPMVYGIEYFDEVVRGNIKEVTYSDVDGFQLLVGNDVLITFPNLTANDVATYEAMIGENKYIYTTIENGIHKSINDHNGATQIFNQLISQ; encoded by the coding sequence ATGAACAAACAATTCGCTAATCTAATTTTATTAATCTTAACTGTACTCGCCTTCTCTTGTAATCAAAAAGACGAAGAACTTCTATCAACATACACCATCACTTTCGAAACAAATGGAGGGAATTTAATTGAAGATCAGGAAGTACTTAACGGTACTACAGTAGACAAACCAAACACTCCAGAAAAAGTTGGTCATGAGTTTATCAATTGGTTTAAAAATGACAATATTTACGATTTTGATCAGGCTGTAACAGAAGATTTTGAACTTGTAGCTACGTGGGAAAAAGTAGAAATTACTTACAATGCTACTTTTTCTTATGCTAATGGACAGGAAGATTCTACAGTAATTATTATTGAAGATTCTCTCTTAACTCTCCCTCCTACTCCAATAAAAGAAGGATATTTATTTAAAGAATGGCAACATAATGATACTAGTTTTGCCTTTGATACTCCTGTAAAAGAAGACATTACTTTAATTGCAACATGGGAAAAATTACATACCGTAACTTTCAATTTTAATAATGGACTAAAGGATAGTGTTATTACTGTTGAAAATAATGGTCTTGCAGTCTTACCTCAAATTCCTTTAAAAGATGGATACCTCTTTAAAGAATGGCAATACAATGGTACTGAATATGATTTTAGCACAAAAGTAACCGCTGATAAAACGCTTAAGGCTATCTATGATGAAGTTATAGATCAGTTTGTTGTAACATTTGATAAACAAAACGGAGAGCAAAATACACCTGTTACGGTAGACGAAAACACAGTAGTAACAGCACCAACTCCACCTACTTACGATGGACATACCTTTTTAGGATGGACTGAAAATGGAACTGATTTATTTGATTTCACAACGCCTATTGTAAGAACAACTACTTTAACGGCTATTTGGGAAGTTGTTATTGAAGCAGGTGAAACTACCGTTAACTATGCCTCAATCTCTAAAACTGATTTCGAAAATTGGACAGAAGGAGAACATAAATTAGTAAAAGCACAACTTAACAGAATGCGTTGGAGTATGGGTGCTTGGGGTACGGAAGTCTATATTATAGACGATCAGAATAACAGTTCTAAAGACTTTTATAGCCATAGTGATTATGGAATGTTTACTTTCCCAAACAGTTTTTCTGCTAGTGATGATATAAATGGATCTACCTATATTTTCAATCTCGTAAAAGGAGTTTACATGTCATCTCCTCAAGTAGGCTTTGCTTATTTATCAGATGATACAACACCAAACGGAGATAAAGCTTACGATGGTGCAAAATGGAATGCTCCAATGGTCTACGGCATCGAATATTTTGATGAAGTTGTAAGAGGAAATATCAAAGAAGTTACTTATTCTGATGTAGATGGATTCCAATTATTAGTAGGTAATGATGTTCTCATCACTTTCCCAAATTTAACGGCAAATGATGTAGCCACTTACGAAGCAATGATTGGAGAAAACAAATACATCTACACAACTATTGAAAATGGTATCCATAAATCTATTAATGATCATAATGGAGCTACTCAAATTTTTAATCAGTTGATTAGTCAATAA